A window of Aricia agestis chromosome 10, ilAriAges1.1, whole genome shotgun sequence genomic DNA:
ACTATAATGTAACCTCAGAATAGAGCGAactgttaaaattttaatacagcTGGCGGATCGCCAATAATAATGACTTTCATTAAAGAATCTATTCGCATCACTTTTCTTTGTTTATTCTAGAAATTCAATATTACCCGAAAACTTTTAAAAGTAAGAATCACCTTGGATTGTTTTAGATAATTAATTAAACACAAAGATGTCCGAGAGCAACGTACTCGAGCCCGGCCAGCAGCTCGTCAAAAAAACGATGGACAACCTCATCCAACAGAAGACCAACGAGAAAGTCACCATCGAGGCCCGACAAGAGTTCAGCGAGTCCTACGAGGAGTCCTACGAGGAGGAGTTCGAGGAAGAGACGTACATCGACGAGCACGGGAACAAGACCACCAAGACCAAGGAGTCCAGCAGCGAGAGCAGCGAGCACACCAAGAGCGCCGACGTCAAGGTCAAAGCCACCGGCCTCAACGCCGAGCAGATGAAGGCGCTCACGGACTGCGCCAACCAGGCCGGCCAGCTCGCGCTCGACTCCAAGCCCGCGCTCGACTCTAAGCCCGCGATCGACTCCAAGCCCGCCAactaaatattgtaattatacATTTTCATGTTCCACTACCGACTGTAACACGACATTCTGTGTCGACACACGTGATACACGGGTTGCTCGAGAACATCATACATTCGCAACACAATCGTTCAtcactattatttttaatactatcAGCTGAAATTCGATTTATTCACCGTGCGAATTCGT
This region includes:
- the LOC121730982 gene encoding uncharacterized protein LOC121730982, whose translation is MSESNVLEPGQQLVKKTMDNLIQQKTNEKVTIEARQEFSESYEESYEEEFEEETYIDEHGNKTTKTKESSSESSEHTKSADVKVKATGLNAEQMKALTDCANQAGQLALDSKPALDSKPAIDSKPAN